The Musa acuminata AAA Group cultivar baxijiao chromosome BXJ1-3, Cavendish_Baxijiao_AAA, whole genome shotgun sequence genome window below encodes:
- the LOC103977388 gene encoding protein SOSEKI 2-like, with amino-acid sequence MEGGGGRGRRGGSSREASPDRARLSYSQQQQQQQQRLVTPPRKVQVIYYLSRNGQLEHPHFIELPHLPNQQLRLRDVMERLTAYRGRGMPSLFSWSCKRSYKNGYVWNDLAENDVIYATDGVEYVLKGSEIIPGAYERFQHTAASSEQPKPLPICHRLHLEVGEDDGEEVEEEGTAEDEEVRGGTRTAGDETRTSRPRYSHRSRGVSTDEIERVEHRTATRAHQPARTELSLDDASPPSSTSSDKPPTHGPGGGSADGDSRRFEKPEETPEPGLTRNSVLIQLITCGSAALKVRSSPGGGTTKAADSKLHHGVVSRLASRADEDAELRRILENPRFCHPLVEDKEYFSGSIAEGSRPPPEPCLEKSSSFREERSSKLGIGGRLEVEEGREGAAKGKCIPGRRKSSGKQQ; translated from the exons ATGGAGGGCGGCggtggaagagggaggaggggagGAAGCAGCAGGGAAGCCAGCCCAGACCGAGCCAGGCTGAGCTactcacagcagcagcagcagcagcagcagaggctCGTGACGCCACCGAGGAAGGTTCAGGTCATCTACTATCTCAGCAGAAATGGCCAGTTGGAGCACCCTCACTTCATTGAGCTCCCTCACCTCCCCAACCAACAGCTTCGTCTCAGAG ATGTAATGGAGAGACTGACTGCTTACAGAGGCAGAGGCATGCCTTCTCTCTTCTCCTGGTCCTGCAAGAG GAGCTACAAGAATGGGTACGTGTGGAACGACTTGGCCGAGAACGACGTTATCTACGCCACCGACGGCGTCGAGTACGTGCTCAAAGGCTCTGAGATCATCCCCGGCGCTTACG AGCGTTTCCAGCACACTGCAGCAAGCAGCGAGCAGCCGAAACCACTACCCATCTGCCACAGACTCCATTTGGAAGTAGGAGAAGATGATGGAGAGGAGGTGGAAGAAGAAGGGACAGCGGAGGACGAGGAGGTGAGAGGCGGTACGCGCACGGCGGGGGACGAGACTAGAACGAGTCGTCCGCGTTACTCTCATCGCTCACGCGGCGTTTCGACGGACGAGATTGAGCGAGTCGAGCACCGGACCGCGACTCGGGCCCACCAGCCCGCGCGCACCGAGTTGTCGCTCGACGACGCCTCCCCGCCGTCCTCCACGTCCTCGGACAAGCCCCCCACCCACGGCCCTGGAGGCGGCAGCGCCGACGGCGACTCCCGGCGATTCGAGAAGCCCGAAGAGACTCCCGAACCGGGCCTGACTCGGAACTCGGTCCTGATCCAACTCATCACCTGCGGGTCGGCGGCGTTGAAGGTAAGAAGCAGCCCCGGCGGAGGGACGACGAAGGCTGCCGACTCCAAGCTCCACCACGGGGTGGTGAGTCGACTAGCTAGTCGTGCGGACGAGGACGCCGAGCTGCGGCGCATCTTGGAGAACCCCCGGTTCTGCCACCCACTGGTGGAGGACAAGGAGTACTTCAGTGGGAGCATCGCGGAAGGAAGCAGGCCGCCACCCGAGCCTTGTCTCGAGAAATCCTCCTCCTTCAGAGAAGAAAG GAGCTCAAAGCTTGGGATCGGAGGGAGGTTGGAGGTTGAAGAAGGCAGGGAAGGGGCTGCGAAAGGGAAGTGCATCCCTGGCAGAAGGAAATCCTCTGGTAAGCAGCAGTGA
- the LOC135615129 gene encoding ethylene-responsive transcription factor RAP2-4-like — MAAAMDVYSSMPVSSSSDPLMEALDPFIKGAPTSCYPSSSSFASSESFCYPSSSPVSPFSPYLHQDPSFDPSLLSESSYEMPPQHLLNQKDDFLGCLSSVGFSYLFPAHIQQIRAQFQYQQQLMAAASERRNLGNADPLAARRRPMKRAGSPPSPPKPTKLFRGVRQRHWGKWVAEIRLPRNRTRLWLGTFDTAEEAALAYDRAAFELRGDAARLNFPELRRNGSHMGPPLHSSVDAKLQTIYDTMANSQKPKSALPGSATTEEPGTSSEDNKSESSSSLEEDEPSSGSSAVSAMQHLDFSEAPWDESESFVLRKYPSWEIDWDSILSSD, encoded by the coding sequence ATGGCTGCAGCCATGGATGTTTACAGCAGCATGCCAGTTTCCTCATCATCAGATCCTCTGATGGAAGCACTTGACCCTTTTATTAAAGGTGCTCCCACCTCCTGTTACCCCTCTTCCTCAAGCTTTGCCTCCTCTGAGTCTTTCTGTTATCCTTCTTCTTCCCCTGTTTCTCCTTTCTCCCCTTATCTTCACCAAGATCCCAGTTTTGATCCCTCCTTGCTCTCAGAATCCAGTTACGAAATGCCTCCGCAACATTTGTTGAATCAGAAAGATGACTTCTTGGGCTGCTTGAGCTCGGTTGGATTCAGTTATCTCTTCCCTGCTCATATCCAGCAAATCCGAGCTCAATTCCAATACCAACAGCAGCTTATGGCAGCAGCCTCCGAGCGCCGGAACCTGGGTAACGCAGATCCGCTTGCTGCCCGGCGTCGGCCCATGAAGCGCGCCGGGTCGCCACCCTCGCCTCCGAAGCCCACGAAGCTCTTCCGCGGTGTCCGGCAGCGGCACTGGGGTAAATGGGTCGCGGAAATCCGTCTTCCCCGCAACCGCACCCGCCTCTGGCTCGGGACCTTCGATACCGCGGAGGAGGCCGCCCTGGCCTACGACAGGGCCGCGTTCGAGCTCCGGGGCGACGCCGCGAGGCTCAACTTCCCGGAACTGCGCCGTAACGGGTCTCACATGGGACCGCCGCTGCACTCCTCCGTGGACGCCAAGCTCCAGACCATCTACGACACCATGGCGAACTCACAGAAGCCAAAGAGTGCTCTTCCCGGTTCAGCGACGACAGAGGAGCCCGGCACGAGTTCGGAGGATAACAAGTCGGAGAGCTcctcctcgttggaggaggacgaGCCATCCTCGGGATCGTCCGCTGTGTCCGCGATGCAGCACTTGGACTTCTCCGAGGCGCCATGGGACGAATCAGAGAGCTTCGTGTTGCGGAAGTACCCATCCTGGGAGATCGACTGGGACTCCATTCTCTCCTCAGATTAG